The region ACTCATTCCTGGGAAtcagaaatatttgaatgtgtTATTTCTATGAACAGTATCTTATACCACAAGAATAAATGACTATTGGTTCACTCTATGAAACAACATTACAAATTGTTGCttaaaatgatgaattttttgcgTTCTACAGaaaatttatctttatttaAGTTGACATGCTAAGCATACAACGGACGCAGTAGGACGAAACAAGTATTAATAGGGTAATTGGATGTCGACCTCTTGAGGCAAGAAATACCGAAAGGATTAATGTATATCATGAAATTATCCACAGTCCGGTCACGAAAGCATGAATCTGACTTATCTGCCAATGGCACTTGACTTATTAATTAGTGATTCGATCTTAGGAGATTGTCAAGCAATTGAAAGGATTATTGAGCAATTTGATAGAAGCAAAAATGTGGGTTAGATTACATAATGTACACGAGACAATTGTCTCTTTTGATTTGAGCCATCTGGGTCAAGAGCGAACAGCATTCGTAGGGTTAAAATAAAACGGGGTCTATGCAGGTGCGACTGCATAACGATATACGGGGCTTAATTTATTCCGGAATACATTTTGCTTGCGGTACGACTTGTGATATTTTCATTGTATCAATGTTTAAATTACCGACCTGTGATTTTTGATAGATTCCTAACAGCCGCAgccattttaataaatttgtcgagaaaaattaatttcagaaAGAACTACGGACTTGACACCATGGACGGGGACAGACAGCCTACTCCTTAATATCTACGATTCCTACTACCATGATATATCCTTGGTGAACAAACCGAATGAAGCGACTCAACACACGGTTAAAAGCGTTCAACGCGAAGCAGTGCTGCTTGCTACGATGTAGAGGCGCTGCCTTTATCCGCCAACTATAAGCTATAGGTAAATTGGCTAACTATAATACTAGTACGTACTAGTTAGTCGTTTTAACCAACACAATTTTAGCAGTTTTTGGATTTTTAATGGTGAACCACATGCGCGTATCGaacatgaaaattgaatactTTCATAGCACGATATGAGCGTACTTTGCTCATATTCACAGAGATACAACCGCAACAGATCTTCTAATCCTACCAGACGTCGATAATtaatattgaacaattttaatGCATACGATAAGACGTTGAATGGTGACGGAAGGATTTAAAGACGGCTTATATCCCTCGGCGCAAATTTTTGTGGCTAGCACTTCACGGCTGAGAGTCACAACAAGCCGTGTTAGCGATTCGGTAGCGTCTATCAGTGGGAGCCGTTCACGCAATTCTATAGGCACACAAACCATATGCAAACCCGCAGTCTACCTCCTGGTCAGTCCCCTGACACACGGtgctaaaagtggttcgcaaaatgtccctcgattctgctgccaatttccaccactagtggcgctagtagttacCTGACGAGCttgcgcgcggtcagcgagggcagcgagcgtgtcagaagtctactactagcgccacgtagaggaactaaaaaacggggcaagacgcgtacaattttttagtatacgagcagtggtgagtgtcagAGGGCTGCTCCTGGTCAATCTCTCTGTAAGCCTGTGGGTGATGCACGTTCAGTTACACATACCTATGATATATTTTGGTGGTGAAGGCTCGCCGCGTGCCGCACGTGTTAACCTCACATTTTCGTAACACGGTTTCCTGAGTGAACTGGTTTCACAGCAAAAATGGTAAAGAAAAGTGTAAAAAGGAAGCGTAAGGAGAGTGAGAAGgctaaaaatgttgaaaccgAAGAAGTGGTGAAGTTGCCGCCATCGAAACGATCGTCCGATGAACCTGCGCCGAAAAAGGTTATTTTATATTCTAACCTCGTCAGTTACTGTATTACAGGTGTACAGACAAACTGCAATCACGCAGCTCACATTTCTCTCAAGACAGAAATTCTCCATTTCCAGTCCATCTTATTGCTAATTTACACCTTTTTCACGGAAAGAATAGTCGCCGCGTCTATTCGCACTACAAAGTGAACCTACACCTACACTCCAAATATGCCAAATGTTCGGAtctcttgaattttttggaataaaTTAGAGTGTCCGAACAAGTTTTCAAGCCATACCATTTTTTACGTGAGTATGATTTGTTTAAAAACATTCACTGAGGGTGACAGACACCGACAACATACTTCGCATCTTTCGTGTGTGTGTTTCAATTTTGGACAGTGCTAGAGTATAATCATTTATTAAAACTCTAGCAACGGTATAACAGAAACTGAACTTAATCTAACCTTTGCCACACAACTTTAGCGTGCCTGAAATAATACTTtggatatttcaattttttgcaaaacaatCGGGACAAATAAACATTTGGCTTATGGAATAATTGGAGTGCCTCGTGAAGATTAACTCTAGGGTGAATAGATACtttgaagaatatttattttaaatagtCATTTTTGTTTCGATAGACGAGATGGATAAACAAACAACGGGTGCTAGTATTCGCATCACGGGGAATCAACCACAGAGATCGTCACCTAATGGAAGATATTAAACGACTTATGCCACACCATCGCCCAGAGAGTAAAATGGAGCGATCCAAAAATTTGCAAGTTATTAATGAGAtgtgtgaaatgaaaaattgcaacaAAGCCATGCTTTTCGAGggccgaaaaaaaagagatCTGTACATGTGGTTGTCTACTGTTCCAACTGGACCATGTGCGAAATTTCTTGTTGAAAATGGTAAGTATTTAACcaattatgtaaaattaatttgacgTACATTTTTGATGTTCTTGCTCGAAGTAGCTAATGCTGCCatctcaatatttattattaaacagtgggttgttttttaaaaaaagaatgtcCTCAACCTAAAACTttgaaagaattaaaataattgcctgaataatacatatttttggtTCTAGTTTATACAATGGCAGAGTTGAAAATGACTGGAAATTGTCTCAAAGGGTCAAGACCATTGCTATCTTTTGATGAGAATTTCAATGAGAAACCTCAGTATGGTGTCCTGAAAGAATTATTGACACAAATATTTGGAGTACCAAACCACCATCCAAAAAGTCAACCGTTTTTCGACCATATTTACACATTTAGTATTTTAGATAATCGAATATGGTTtagaaatttccaaattttaacG is a window of Neodiprion pinetum isolate iyNeoPine1 chromosome 4, iyNeoPine1.2, whole genome shotgun sequence DNA encoding:
- the LOC124216804 gene encoding ribosome biogenesis protein BRX1 homolog isoform X1 produces the protein MVKKSVKRKRKESEKAKNVETEEVVKLPPSKRSSDEPAPKKTRWINKQRVLVFASRGINHRDRHLMEDIKRLMPHHRPESKMERSKNLQVINEMCEMKNCNKAMLFEGRKKRDLYMWLSTVPTGPCAKFLVENVYTMAELKMTGNCLKGSRPLLSFDENFNEKPQYGVLKELLTQIFGVPNHHPKSQPFFDHIYTFSILDNRIWFRNFQILTEDGALAEIGPRFVLNPVKIFTSSFGGETLWNNPYYISPAKYRQSLTKKVAGKYMNRIEQKLNAESNKPAESYALNPLDEIFKGDPLAAAEKMEELQEQGIDESAKVEEKKSLRVKFVKKKPKKHLVGKQNKKKKSIVAKKIKN
- the LOC124216804 gene encoding ribosome biogenesis protein BRX1 homolog isoform X2: MEDIKRLMPHHRPESKMERSKNLQVINEMCEMKNCNKAMLFEGRKKRDLYMWLSTVPTGPCAKFLVENVYTMAELKMTGNCLKGSRPLLSFDENFNEKPQYGVLKELLTQIFGVPNHHPKSQPFFDHIYTFSILDNRIWFRNFQILTEDGALAEIGPRFVLNPVKIFTSSFGGETLWNNPYYISPAKYRQSLTKKVAGKYMNRIEQKLNAESNKPAESYALNPLDEIFKGDPLAAAEKMEELQEQGIDESAKVEEKKSLRVKFVKKKPKKHLVGKQNKKKKSIVAKKIKN